One window from the genome of Perca flavescens isolate YP-PL-M2 chromosome 17, PFLA_1.0, whole genome shotgun sequence encodes:
- the npm3 gene encoding nucleoplasmin-3, with amino-acid sequence MSCHDDDCSDDHGLAGQSKLESFLFSCELSSKVPFYTFQGDEEEDLEHFLELRTVCLGEGAKEESNVVEVTAMNHQGKTISVPIANLHISCLPMVSLGEFELKAPVTIRLKAGTGPVTVSGLHLIASQVEESDFSDEDDEDNDDEDDEEEEEITPIKPAKKKQKQ; translated from the exons ATGTCTTGCCACGACGATGATTGCTCGGATGACCACGGACTAGCTGGTCAATCGAAGCTGGAGAGCTTCCTGTTTA GCTGCGAGCTATCCTCTAAAGTGCCTTTCTACACTTTCCAAGGCGACGAAGAGGAGGACCTGGAGCACTTCCTTGAACTCAGAACA GTTTGTCTGGGAGAGGGTGCCAAGGAGGAGAGTAATGTGGTGGAAGTAACGGCCATGAACCACCAAGGAAAGACTATTTCAGTGCCCATCGCCAACCTTCACATCAGCTGTCTGCCTATG GTGAGTCTGGGAGAGTTTGAGCTGAAAGCGCCAGTGACCATCCGGCTCAAGGCTGGGACAGGACCAGTTACTGTCAGCGGGTTACACCTCATAG CCTCTCAGGTTGAAGAGTCAGACTTTTctgatgaggatgatgaagacaatgatgatgaggatgacgaggaggaggaagagatcACCCCCATTAAACCAGCAAAGAAGAAGCAAAAGCAGTAG